One region of Streptomyces sp. CG4 genomic DNA includes:
- a CDS encoding 6-phosphofructokinase, with translation MRVGVLTGGGDCPGLNAVIRGIVRKGVQEYGYDFVGFRDGWRGPLEGDTVRLDIPAVRGILPRGGTILGSSRTNPLKAENGIRRIKDNLAKLDVQALIAIGGEDTLGVAARLSDEYAVPCVGVPKTIDNDLSATDYTFGFDTAVNIATEAIDRLHTTAESHMRVLVVEVMGRHAGWIAVHSGLAGGANVILIPEQRFDVEQVCAWVTSRFRASYAPIVVVAEGAMPKDGDMVLKDGSLDSFGHVRLSGVGEWLAKEIESRTGKEARTTVLGHVQRGGTPSAFDRWLATRFGLHAIDCVHDGDFGKMVALRATDVVRVPLGEATAKLKTVDPKLYEEVGVFFG, from the coding sequence ATGCGGGTCGGAGTACTGACCGGAGGCGGCGACTGCCCCGGGCTCAATGCCGTCATCCGGGGCATCGTCCGTAAGGGCGTGCAGGAATACGGCTATGACTTCGTCGGCTTCCGGGACGGCTGGCGCGGTCCCCTCGAAGGCGACACCGTCCGTCTGGACATCCCCGCGGTGCGCGGCATCCTGCCCCGCGGCGGCACCATCCTCGGCTCCTCGCGCACCAACCCGCTCAAGGCGGAGAACGGCATCCGCCGGATCAAGGACAACCTGGCCAAGCTGGACGTCCAGGCCCTCATCGCGATCGGCGGCGAGGACACCCTGGGCGTCGCCGCGCGGCTGTCCGACGAGTACGCGGTGCCGTGTGTCGGGGTGCCCAAGACGATCGACAACGACCTGTCGGCCACCGACTACACCTTCGGCTTCGACACCGCCGTCAACATCGCCACCGAGGCCATCGACCGGCTGCACACCACCGCCGAGTCCCATATGCGGGTCCTGGTCGTGGAGGTGATGGGCCGGCACGCCGGCTGGATCGCCGTCCACTCGGGGCTGGCCGGCGGCGCCAACGTCATCCTCATCCCCGAGCAGCGCTTCGACGTCGAGCAGGTCTGCGCCTGGGTGACCTCCCGGTTCCGGGCGTCATACGCGCCGATCGTGGTCGTCGCCGAGGGCGCCATGCCCAAGGACGGCGACATGGTGCTCAAGGACGGCTCGCTGGACTCCTTCGGGCACGTCCGGCTCTCCGGGGTCGGCGAGTGGCTCGCCAAGGAGATCGAGAGCCGCACCGGGAAGGAGGCGCGGACCACGGTCCTCGGCCATGTCCAGCGCGGCGGCACGCCCAGCGCCTTCGACCGCTGGCTCGCCACCCGCTTCGGCCTGCACGCCATCGACTGCGTGCACGACGGCGACTTCGGCAAGATGGTCGCCCTGCGCGCCACCGACGTCGTCCGCGTCCCCCTCGGCGAGGCCACGGCCAAGCTGAAGACGGTGGATCCGAAGCTGTACGAGGAGGTCGGGGTCTTCTTCGGCTGA
- a CDS encoding (2Fe-2S)-binding protein produces the protein MYVCSCFGITEAQVKQHAGDGACTPRQIASACKAGTDCGSCVRRIQALLGRGACPRRELADQGKPVLAELSGPAGLDEAA, from the coding sequence GTGTACGTCTGCAGCTGCTTCGGCATCACCGAGGCGCAGGTCAAGCAGCACGCGGGGGACGGTGCCTGCACCCCCCGCCAGATCGCCTCCGCCTGCAAGGCGGGCACGGACTGCGGTTCGTGCGTCCGCCGGATCCAGGCACTGCTGGGCCGGGGCGCCTGCCCGCGCCGCGAGCTGGCCGACCAGGGCAAGCCCGTGCTCGCCGAGTTGTCCGGCCCGGCCGGCCTGGACGAGGCCGCCTAG
- a CDS encoding anthranilate synthase family protein yields the protein MNLQDLLHDDRPFALLRRRVPGRAEHPVELLIGPVTSRDRLADLPEEGLALVPFRQIRERGFDVRDDGTPLLVLTPQESYEIPLDVALSRLPAHKVRVEGGGFDVGDAAYGEIVGRVLAEEIGRGEGANFVIRRTYEGEIPGFGRADALALFRRLLEGERGAYWTFVVHTGDRMLVGASPEVHVRMSGGTVVMNPISGTYRYPAEGPTPEHLLSFLADGKEIEELSMVVDEELKMMCTVGDMGGVVVGPRLKEMAHLAHTEYELRGKSSLDVREVLKETMFAATVTGSPVQNACRVIERHEVGGRGYYAGALALLGRDSGGAQTLDSPILIRTADIDAHGRLRVPVGATLVRGSDPASEVAETHAKAAGVLAALGVRPSRPRAERERPRLADDPRVRAALDGRRAALAPFWLRMQEPAQELTGHALVVDGEDTFTAMLAHVLRSGGLEVTVRRYDEPGLRAAVLGHEGPVVLGPGPGDPADLADPKMRFLRELTATVIREHGHGVLGVCLGHELIAAELGLDIVRKEVPYQGAQTTIDLFGRAETVGFYNSFVARCDDEAARELAAHGVRVSRAAGGEVHALCGPGFAGVQFHPESVLSLNGAAVVRELVGRLRATSTSPSGSRTGAAAAGECGP from the coding sequence ATGAATCTCCAGGACCTCCTGCACGACGACCGCCCCTTCGCCCTGCTCCGCCGCCGCGTCCCGGGCCGTGCCGAGCATCCGGTGGAGTTGCTGATCGGCCCGGTGACCAGCCGCGACCGGCTGGCCGACCTGCCCGAGGAGGGCCTCGCACTGGTCCCGTTCCGGCAGATCCGCGAGCGCGGCTTCGACGTCCGCGACGACGGCACCCCGTTGCTGGTGCTGACGCCGCAGGAGTCGTACGAGATCCCGCTCGACGTGGCCCTGTCCCGGCTCCCGGCGCACAAGGTGCGGGTCGAGGGCGGCGGCTTCGACGTCGGTGACGCGGCGTACGGCGAGATCGTCGGGCGGGTGCTGGCGGAGGAGATCGGCCGGGGCGAGGGCGCGAACTTCGTGATCCGGCGGACGTACGAGGGCGAGATCCCGGGGTTCGGCCGGGCGGACGCGCTCGCGCTGTTCCGGCGGCTGCTGGAGGGCGAGCGGGGCGCGTACTGGACGTTCGTCGTGCACACAGGGGACCGGATGCTGGTGGGCGCCAGCCCGGAGGTGCATGTGCGGATGTCCGGCGGCACGGTCGTGATGAACCCGATCAGCGGGACGTACCGCTATCCCGCCGAGGGCCCGACCCCCGAGCATCTGCTCTCCTTCCTCGCCGACGGCAAGGAGATCGAGGAGCTGTCGATGGTCGTCGACGAGGAACTGAAGATGATGTGCACCGTCGGCGACATGGGCGGGGTGGTCGTCGGGCCGCGGCTGAAGGAGATGGCGCACCTCGCGCACACCGAGTACGAGCTGCGCGGGAAGTCCTCCCTGGATGTGCGGGAGGTGCTGAAGGAGACCATGTTCGCGGCCACGGTGACCGGGTCGCCGGTGCAGAACGCGTGCCGGGTGATCGAGCGCCATGAGGTCGGCGGCCGTGGGTACTACGCGGGCGCGCTGGCGCTGCTCGGGCGCGACTCCGGGGGCGCGCAGACCCTGGACTCCCCCATCCTGATCCGCACCGCCGACATCGACGCCCACGGACGTCTGCGCGTCCCGGTCGGCGCCACGCTGGTGCGCGGTTCGGACCCGGCGAGCGAGGTCGCGGAGACGCACGCGAAGGCGGCGGGGGTGCTCGCGGCCCTCGGGGTACGGCCGTCCCGGCCGCGCGCGGAGCGGGAGCGGCCCCGGCTGGCCGACGACCCGCGGGTGCGGGCGGCGCTGGACGGCCGGCGGGCCGCGCTCGCACCCTTCTGGCTGCGGATGCAGGAGCCGGCCCAGGAGCTGACCGGCCATGCCCTCGTCGTCGACGGCGAGGACACCTTCACCGCGATGCTGGCGCATGTGCTGCGCTCGGGCGGTCTGGAGGTGACGGTACGGCGGTACGACGAGCCGGGGCTGCGGGCGGCCGTGCTCGGACACGAGGGCCCGGTGGTACTCGGCCCCGGACCGGGCGACCCGGCGGATCTCGCCGACCCCAAGATGCGGTTCCTGCGGGAGCTGACCGCCACGGTGATCCGGGAGCACGGGCACGGGGTGCTGGGTGTCTGCCTGGGCCATGAGCTGATCGCGGCCGAGCTGGGGCTGGACATCGTCCGCAAGGAGGTGCCGTACCAGGGGGCGCAGACCACGATCGACCTGTTCGGGCGGGCCGAGACCGTCGGCTTCTACAACAGCTTCGTGGCCCGCTGCGACGACGAGGCGGCCCGGGAGCTGGCCGCGCACGGGGTGCGGGTGAGCCGGGCGGCGGGCGGCGAGGTGCACGCCCTGTGCGGGCCCGGCTTCGCGGGTGTCCAGTTCCACCCGGAGTCGGTCCTCAGCCTGAACGGGGCCGCGGTGGTGCGCGAACTGGTGGGTCGGCTGCGCGCCACGAGCACGAGTCCCTCAGGGAGTCGGACCGGGGCGGCCGCCGCCGGTGAGTGCGGGCCCTGA
- the bfr gene encoding bacterioferritin, which produces MQGDPEVIEFLNEQLTGELTAINQYFLHAKMQENFGWYKLAKYTRHESFDEMKHAEVLTDRILFLEGLPNYQRLFHVRVGQTVKEMFEADRQIEVEAIDRLRRGIKVMREKGDVTSANIFEDILADEENHIDYLDTQLELVEKLGEALYIAQIIEQPESS; this is translated from the coding sequence ATGCAGGGCGACCCCGAGGTCATCGAGTTCCTCAACGAGCAGCTCACCGGCGAGCTGACCGCGATCAACCAGTACTTCCTGCACGCGAAGATGCAGGAGAACTTCGGCTGGTACAAGCTCGCCAAGTACACGCGGCACGAGTCGTTCGACGAGATGAAGCACGCGGAGGTGCTCACCGACCGGATCCTGTTCCTGGAGGGGCTGCCCAACTACCAGCGCCTCTTCCACGTCCGCGTCGGGCAGACCGTCAAGGAGATGTTCGAGGCCGACCGGCAGATCGAGGTGGAGGCGATCGACCGGCTCAGGCGGGGGATCAAGGTGATGCGCGAGAAGGGCGACGTCACGTCCGCGAACATCTTCGAGGACATCCTCGCCGACGAGGAGAACCACATCGACTACCTCGACACCCAGCTGGAGCTGGTGGAGAAGCTCGGCGAGGCCCTCTACATCGCGCAGATCATCGAGCAGCCCGAGAGCAGCTGA
- a CDS encoding trp operon leader peptide yields MFALSIQNWWWTASPAAH; encoded by the coding sequence ATGTTCGCGCTGTCGATCCAGAACTGGTGGTGGACCGCTTCCCCGGCGGCCCACTGA
- a CDS encoding sulfite oxidase-like oxidoreductase has product MGHPVERESGATAESELPPGQRLQRGWPVTHYGPVPKFRPERWEFRVFGATADGDKHTWGHEEFTALPYTTVVADLHCVTKFSMTGAEWGGVPAAAILDLAPPAPDVTHVMVWAEYGFSSNLRLSDFTSDRTIFATHKDGELLTAEHGFPVRLIVPHLYAWKGPKWVRGVEYMTADRRGFWEERGYHNIGDPWKEQRYSYQEEPGDGPEL; this is encoded by the coding sequence ATGGGTCATCCGGTGGAGCGAGAGTCTGGAGCGACGGCAGAGTCCGAGCTTCCGCCGGGTCAGCGGCTCCAGCGCGGCTGGCCGGTCACGCACTACGGGCCCGTCCCGAAGTTCCGGCCCGAGCGCTGGGAGTTCCGGGTCTTCGGCGCCACCGCCGACGGCGACAAGCACACCTGGGGCCACGAGGAGTTCACGGCCCTGCCGTACACCACCGTCGTGGCCGATCTGCACTGCGTGACGAAGTTCAGCATGACCGGCGCGGAGTGGGGCGGTGTCCCGGCCGCCGCGATCCTGGACCTGGCGCCGCCGGCACCGGATGTGACCCATGTGATGGTCTGGGCGGAGTACGGCTTCAGCTCGAACCTCCGCCTGTCCGACTTCACCTCCGACCGCACGATCTTCGCCACCCACAAGGACGGCGAACTCCTCACCGCCGAGCACGGCTTCCCGGTCCGGCTGATCGTGCCCCACCTGTACGCCTGGAAGGGGCCCAAATGGGTCCGCGGCGTCGAGTACATGACCGCCGACCGCCGCGGCTTCTGGGAGGAACGCGGCTACCACAACATCGGCGACCCGTGGAAGGAACAGCGGTACTCCTACCAGGAGGAACCGGGAGACGGCCCCGAGCTGTGA
- a CDS encoding class II 3-deoxy-7-phosphoheptulonate synthase: protein MTVNAKTSPSAGNTWRNLPAAQQPEYPDAEALRAVIADLESYPPLVFAGECDELRARMAAVAKGEAFLLQGGDCAEAFDAVSADHIRNKLKTLLQMGAVLTYAAAVPVVKVGRIAGQYSKPRSKPMETRDGVTLPVYRGDSVNGFDFTPQSRIPDPERLKRMYHASASTLNLVRAFTTGGYADLRQVHAWNQDFVKTSPSGQRYEQLAREIDNALNFMRACGTDPEEFKTVELYSSHEALLLDYESALTRVDSRTGKLYDVSAHMVWIGERTRQLDHAHIEFASQIRNPIGIKLGPTTTAEDALQYIDRLDPEREPGRLTFIVRMGADKIRDKLPELVEKVTASGATVAWVTDPMHGNTFEAASGHKTRRFDDVLDEVKGFFEVHKALGTHPGGIHVELTGDDVTECVGGGDEIFVDDLHQRYETACDPRLNRSQSLDLAFLVAEMYRDQ from the coding sequence GTGACCGTGAACGCTAAGACCAGTCCGAGCGCTGGCAACACCTGGCGAAACCTGCCCGCGGCGCAGCAGCCCGAGTACCCCGACGCCGAGGCTCTGCGCGCAGTGATCGCGGACCTCGAGTCGTATCCGCCGCTCGTCTTCGCGGGCGAGTGCGACGAGCTGCGCGCCCGGATGGCGGCCGTCGCCAAGGGAGAGGCGTTCCTCCTCCAGGGCGGCGACTGCGCCGAGGCCTTCGACGCGGTGTCCGCCGACCACATCCGCAACAAGCTGAAGACGCTGCTCCAGATGGGTGCCGTCCTCACCTACGCGGCCGCCGTGCCCGTGGTGAAGGTCGGCCGTATCGCGGGGCAGTACTCCAAGCCGCGCTCCAAGCCGATGGAGACCCGCGACGGCGTGACGCTCCCGGTCTACCGGGGCGACTCCGTCAACGGCTTCGACTTCACCCCTCAGTCCCGCATCCCGGACCCCGAGCGGCTGAAGCGCATGTACCACGCCTCGGCGTCCACGCTGAACCTGGTGCGCGCCTTCACCACCGGCGGTTACGCCGACCTGCGCCAGGTGCACGCCTGGAACCAGGACTTCGTGAAGACCTCGCCCTCGGGCCAGCGCTACGAGCAGCTCGCCCGCGAGATCGACAACGCGCTGAACTTCATGCGGGCCTGCGGCACGGACCCGGAGGAGTTCAAGACCGTCGAGCTGTACTCCTCGCACGAGGCGCTGCTGCTGGACTACGAGTCCGCCCTGACCCGGGTCGACTCGCGCACCGGCAAGCTCTACGACGTCTCCGCGCACATGGTGTGGATCGGTGAGCGCACCCGGCAGCTGGACCACGCGCACATCGAGTTCGCCTCGCAGATCCGCAACCCGATCGGCATCAAGCTCGGCCCGACCACGACGGCCGAGGACGCGCTGCAGTACATCGACCGCCTCGACCCCGAGCGGGAGCCGGGCCGGCTGACCTTCATCGTCCGCATGGGCGCCGACAAGATCCGCGACAAGCTCCCCGAGCTGGTGGAGAAGGTCACGGCGTCCGGCGCGACGGTGGCCTGGGTGACCGACCCGATGCACGGCAACACCTTCGAGGCGGCCTCCGGGCACAAGACCCGCCGCTTCGACGACGTGCTCGACGAGGTCAAGGGCTTCTTCGAGGTCCACAAGGCGCTCGGCACCCACCCGGGCGGCATCCATGTGGAGCTGACCGGCGACGACGTCACCGAGTGCGTGGGCGGCGGCGACGAGATCTTCGTCGACGACCTGCACCAGCGCTACGAGACGGCCTGCGACCCGCGGCTGAACCGCAGCCAGTCGCTTGACCTGGCGTTCCTGGTCGCGGAGATGTACCGGGACCAGTAG